One genomic segment of Ricinus communis isolate WT05 ecotype wild-type chromosome 3, ASM1957865v1, whole genome shotgun sequence includes these proteins:
- the LOC8270077 gene encoding SCF E3 ubiquitin ligase complex F-box protein grrA isoform X1 — MIEKGKDMSEKEDEECLVMGLGKQKKILSFDLNVEAEESFSELGFQDTAHQIMGFESDFDFCGTGSSSTCPRVELTKRRKYTIEEKAKGKVDDYDDNSVLKLDLDLNLSLGVFGMSNSEPVEKIVQIEELDVPREAAEVVNQEPSRKQRSIAKTVAERFAHPEQQHKEGIKRKLSEVDKESDDFQSPFSLAMKLVKKRNLSQNLNKKSLLGLSDSLIKWVPTENSVSNRNVPNLVDLCLSVLAVNAGKIVSLENVPDNLRHKLSKMVSSCRKMDAYFVGLLARDSPTEIRVWDTSQLTEDDCTNIFCSCDTVNLKVLQLDLCGLCMPEYVLDRILAGPLCRLNKLVTISLKGAHRLSDAGLNALTKSAPGLLSINLSQCALLTSDGINNLATHMESTLRELYIDDCQTINVMLILPALKKFKHLEVLSVAGIPTVRDDFVIGLVEACGMNMKELVLANCLDLTDKSLNFVGKTCPKLCALDLSHLQNLTDSALQYLANGCRSICKLKLCRNDFSDEAIAAFLEASGMSLIELSLNKISKVDINTALSIAKCLRNLSSLDLSWCRKLTDKALGLIVDSCSSLKVLKLFGCTQVTDVFLKGHSNSQVHIIGCKAAPFLKHLDPLGYQESPLQYSPLVTYC, encoded by the exons ATGATAGAGAAAGGAAAGGATATGAGTGAGAAGGAGGACGAGGAATGTTTAGTGATGGGTTtagggaaacaaaagaaaatattgagttttgatttgaatGTAGAAGCTGAAGAGTCTTTTTCTGAATTAGGGTTTCAAGATACTGCTCATCAGATAAtgggttttgaatctgattttgatttttgtggTACAGGTAGCAGTTCTACCTGTCCACGTGTTGAATTGACTAAGAGAAGAAAATACACTATTGAAGAAAAGGCCAAGGGTAAAGTTGATGATTATGATGATAATAGTGTACTGAAACTTGATCTTGATCTTAATTTGTCTTTGGGGGTATTTGGGATGTCAAATTCAGAACCTGTAGAGAAAATTGTTCAGATAGAGGAACTTGATGTGCCTAGAGAAGCTGCGGAGGTAGTCAATCAAGAACCAAGCAGAAAGCAACGTTCTATTGCAAAAACTGTTGCAGAGAGATTTGCACATCCTGAACAACAGCACAAGGAAGGGATTAAAAGGAAATTGAGCGAAGTTGATAAGGAATCAGATGATTTTCAAAGTCCTTTTTCGCTTGCAATGAAACTAGTCAAGAAGAGGAATTTAAGtcaaaatcttaataaaaagTCTTTACTTGGTTTATCCGACTCTTTGATCAAATGGGTGCCTACAGAAAATAGTGTTTCTAACCGCAATGTGCCTAACCTGGTGGACCTTTGCCTCAGTGTTCTTGCTGTGAACGCCGGTAAAATTGTGTCACTTGAAAATGTTCCAGATAATTTGAGACATAAACTCAGTAAAATGGTCAGTAGTTGCAGAAAAATGGATGCATACTTTGTTGGACTTCTGGCAAGGGACTCTCCAACTGAGATTCGTGTGTGGGATACCTCACAGTTGACAGAAGATGACTGTACCAATATCTTTTGTTCTTGTGATACCGTAAACTTGAAA GTGCTACAGCTTGATCTTTGCGGTCTATGTATGCCTGAATATGTATTGGATCGCATTTTAGCTGGGCCTTTATGTAGACTTAATAAATTAGTCACCATATCTCTAAAAGGTGCACATCGTTTATCAGATGCTGGGCTAAATGCACTCACAAAGTCTGCACCTGGATTACTATCTATAAATCTGAGTCAGTGCGCTCTTCTCACCTCTGATGGTATCAAcaatctagctactcatatgGAATCTACTCTAAGGGAACTGTATATAGATGATTGTCAGACCATAAATGTCATGCTTATTTTACCTGCactgaagaaattcaagcATCTAGAAGTATTGTCAGTAGCAGGCATTCCGACTGTTAGGGATGATTTTGTCATTGGACTGGTCGAAGCATGCGGCATGAATATGAAGGAGCTTGTTTTGGCTAATTGTTT GGATTTGACTGATAAATCACTTAATTTTGTGGGAAAAACTTGTCCCAAATTGTGTGCTCTTGACCTTTCACACTTGCAGAATTTAACAGATTCAGCATTACAATATCTAGCCAACGGTTGCCGATCAATTTGTAAACTCAAACTTTGCCGCAATGATTTCAG CGATGAAGCTATTGCTGCCTTCTTGGAAGCATCTGGAATGTCCTTAATTGAGCTTTCACTGAATAAGATCAGTAAG GTTGATATTAACACTGCCTTATCAATTGCTAAATGTTTGAGAAACTTGTCGAGTTTGGATTTATCATGGTGCCGGAAATTAACGGATAAGGCCCTGGGACTGATTGTTGACAGTTGCTCATCATTGAAGGTGCTCAAACTCTTTGGTTGCACACAG GTTACGGATGTGTTTCTAAAAGGCCATTCCAACTCTCAGGTGCACATCATTGGATGTAAAGCAGCACCGTTTTTGAAACATCTGGATCCACTCGGATATCAAGAATCTCCGTTACAGTACTCTCCGCTGGTCACATATTGTTGA
- the LOC8270077 gene encoding uncharacterized protein LOC8270077 isoform X2 — MIEKGKDMSEKEDEECLVMGLGKQKKILSFDLNVEAEESFSELGFQDTAHQIMGFESDFDFCGTGSSSTCPRVELTKRRKYTIEEKAKGKVDDYDDNSVLKLDLDLNLSLGVFGMSNSEPVEKIVQIEELDVPREAAEVVNQEPSRKQRSIAKTVAERFAHPEQQHKEGIKRKLSEVDKESDDFQSPFSLAMKLVKKRNLSQNLNKKSLLGLSDSLIKWVPTENSVSNRNVPNLVDLCLSVLAVNAGKIVSLENVPDNLRHKLSKMVSSCRKMDAYFVGLLARDSPTEIRVWDTSQLTEDDCTNIFCSCDTVNLKVLQLDLCGLCMPEYVLDRILAGPLCRLNKLVTISLKGAHRLSDAGLNALTKSAPGLLSINLSQCALLTSDGINNLATHMESTLRELYIDDCQTINVMLILPALKKFKHLEVLSVAGIPTVRDDFVIGLVEACGMNMKELVLANCLDLTDKSLNFVGKTCPKLCALDLSHLQNLTDSALQYLANGCRSICKLKLCRNDFSDEAIAAFLEASGMSLIELSLNKISKVTVSTGAPNGVCNKLKKWRSNKDVVVIIYLAWMN; from the exons ATGATAGAGAAAGGAAAGGATATGAGTGAGAAGGAGGACGAGGAATGTTTAGTGATGGGTTtagggaaacaaaagaaaatattgagttttgatttgaatGTAGAAGCTGAAGAGTCTTTTTCTGAATTAGGGTTTCAAGATACTGCTCATCAGATAAtgggttttgaatctgattttgatttttgtggTACAGGTAGCAGTTCTACCTGTCCACGTGTTGAATTGACTAAGAGAAGAAAATACACTATTGAAGAAAAGGCCAAGGGTAAAGTTGATGATTATGATGATAATAGTGTACTGAAACTTGATCTTGATCTTAATTTGTCTTTGGGGGTATTTGGGATGTCAAATTCAGAACCTGTAGAGAAAATTGTTCAGATAGAGGAACTTGATGTGCCTAGAGAAGCTGCGGAGGTAGTCAATCAAGAACCAAGCAGAAAGCAACGTTCTATTGCAAAAACTGTTGCAGAGAGATTTGCACATCCTGAACAACAGCACAAGGAAGGGATTAAAAGGAAATTGAGCGAAGTTGATAAGGAATCAGATGATTTTCAAAGTCCTTTTTCGCTTGCAATGAAACTAGTCAAGAAGAGGAATTTAAGtcaaaatcttaataaaaagTCTTTACTTGGTTTATCCGACTCTTTGATCAAATGGGTGCCTACAGAAAATAGTGTTTCTAACCGCAATGTGCCTAACCTGGTGGACCTTTGCCTCAGTGTTCTTGCTGTGAACGCCGGTAAAATTGTGTCACTTGAAAATGTTCCAGATAATTTGAGACATAAACTCAGTAAAATGGTCAGTAGTTGCAGAAAAATGGATGCATACTTTGTTGGACTTCTGGCAAGGGACTCTCCAACTGAGATTCGTGTGTGGGATACCTCACAGTTGACAGAAGATGACTGTACCAATATCTTTTGTTCTTGTGATACCGTAAACTTGAAA GTGCTACAGCTTGATCTTTGCGGTCTATGTATGCCTGAATATGTATTGGATCGCATTTTAGCTGGGCCTTTATGTAGACTTAATAAATTAGTCACCATATCTCTAAAAGGTGCACATCGTTTATCAGATGCTGGGCTAAATGCACTCACAAAGTCTGCACCTGGATTACTATCTATAAATCTGAGTCAGTGCGCTCTTCTCACCTCTGATGGTATCAAcaatctagctactcatatgGAATCTACTCTAAGGGAACTGTATATAGATGATTGTCAGACCATAAATGTCATGCTTATTTTACCTGCactgaagaaattcaagcATCTAGAAGTATTGTCAGTAGCAGGCATTCCGACTGTTAGGGATGATTTTGTCATTGGACTGGTCGAAGCATGCGGCATGAATATGAAGGAGCTTGTTTTGGCTAATTGTTT GGATTTGACTGATAAATCACTTAATTTTGTGGGAAAAACTTGTCCCAAATTGTGTGCTCTTGACCTTTCACACTTGCAGAATTTAACAGATTCAGCATTACAATATCTAGCCAACGGTTGCCGATCAATTTGTAAACTCAAACTTTGCCGCAATGATTTCAG CGATGAAGCTATTGCTGCCTTCTTGGAAGCATCTGGAATGTCCTTAATTGAGCTTTCACTGAATAAGATCAGTAAG GTCACAGTAAGCACTGGTGCACCAAATGGCGTGTGCAATAAGCTAAAGAAGTGGAGATCCAATAAGGATGTTGTTGTGATAATCTATCTTGCATGGATGAACTAG
- the LOC8258586 gene encoding uncharacterized protein LOC8258586, with translation MATMFLLLSLLFFSVSANTQIKVTDNPADELVTVLNSNRTAHKESSLYDNPGLACIALQYIKAYQGDCGAVGGTDAKKPAESEFTETFAPACGVTVSTLTPITGRLLGCESKYVNPAEAFSEILMKNSKSLEILYDKNHTEVGAAVTGTDGGSPYFWCVLFSNGKRNSSFALEEGVAKVTRPGCFSGANDECSGASDWSRPLGLWPYVTAGLFAVTYVFGL, from the coding sequence TAAAAGTAACAGATAATCCCGCGGACGAACTGGTGACTGTTCTTAATAGCAATAGGACTGCGCACAAAGAATCATCCCTTTATGACAATCCAGGTTTAGCATGCATTGCATTGCAGTACATAAAGGCCTACCAAGGGGATTGTGGTGCTGTGGGAGGAACAGATGCCAAGAAACCTGCAGAATCTGAATTCACTGAAACGTTTGCTCCTGCTTGTGGTGTCACAGTCTCAACTCTCACTCCAATCACTGGTCGTTTACTTGGCTGCGAGTCCAAATACGTTAATCCAGCTGAAGCATTCTCAGAAATTCTCATGAAAAATAGCAAGAGCTTAGAGATTTTATATGATAAGAATCACACAGAAGTGGGGGCTGCAGTTACTGGCACAGATGGCGGGTCTCCCTATTTTTGGTGTGTGTTGTTTAGCAATGGAAAGCGTAACAGTAGCTTTGCTTTAGAGGAGGGTGTGGCTAAGGTAACAAGACCAGGATGCTTCAGTGGTGCTAATGATGAATGCAGTGGTGCTAGTGATTGGTCTCGGCCGCTTGGTCTGTGGCCCTATGTCACTGCTGGTTTGTTTGCAGTGACATATGTCTTTGGTTTATAG